In Terriglobia bacterium, a single genomic region encodes these proteins:
- a CDS encoding FkbM family methyltransferase — MSLRGRVVEGLHSAYGLANRLGLLENAVLGDLFVRTYFVYKRLSDPFATLARRQPDLLRGGHILDVGANIGYTASVFARGLAPGFRVFAFEPERQNFERLVRTMRRLGLADRVETVHAAVGATEGTVGLWRDVRHHAGHRITTDAFRADRGVAASDTVRLLSLDRFTRERGIASAVGFVKIDVEGYELPVCEGMADIVAANPGLVAAVEYSPAAMGQMGFRPESILDFFLTRGFVIHVLHEDGGLEVFDARRPERHLAGRLYVDLLCARQPLVP, encoded by the coding sequence GTGAGCCTCCGTGGGCGTGTCGTGGAAGGCCTCCACTCCGCCTACGGTCTGGCCAATCGGCTCGGCCTCCTGGAGAACGCGGTACTCGGTGATTTGTTCGTCCGCACGTATTTCGTCTACAAGCGGCTAAGCGATCCGTTCGCCACGCTCGCGCGCCGGCAGCCCGATCTCCTCCGTGGCGGCCACATCCTGGATGTCGGCGCCAACATCGGCTACACCGCCAGCGTCTTCGCGCGCGGGCTCGCGCCGGGCTTCAGGGTCTTTGCCTTCGAGCCCGAGCGCCAGAACTTCGAGCGCCTGGTCCGCACGATGCGCCGGCTCGGTCTCGCCGACCGCGTCGAGACGGTTCACGCCGCGGTGGGCGCTACCGAAGGCACGGTCGGTCTCTGGCGCGACGTCCGCCACCACGCCGGGCACCGCATCACCACCGACGCGTTTCGCGCGGACCGGGGCGTGGCGGCGAGTGACACGGTGCGACTGCTCAGCCTCGACCGCTTCACGCGCGAGCGCGGGATCGCCAGCGCGGTCGGCTTCGTCAAGATCGACGTCGAGGGCTACGAGCTGCCGGTCTGCGAGGGCATGGCCGACATCGTCGCGGCCAATCCAGGCCTGGTCGCCGCCGTCGAGTACTCACCGGCGGCGATGGGCCAGATGGGCTTCCGACCCGAGTCGATCCTCGATTTCTTTCTCACCCGGGGGTTCGTCATCCACGTGTTGCACGAGGACGGAGGCCTCGAGGTCTTCGACGCGCGCCGGCCGGAGCGGCACCTTGCCGGCCGGCTCTACGTCGACCTGCTCTGTGCACGGCAGCCGCTCGTGCCGTAG